The following are from one region of the Mycolicibacterium diernhoferi genome:
- a CDS encoding Acg family FMN-binding oxidoreductase, whose product MSAHYPDLETLYAAVSLAIRAPSVHNTQPWRWRVAPHSAHLFAEPALQLEHADPDGRDLLVSCGAALDHCAVALAALGWHTKIHRLPNPADPNHLASIEFHRVAPREAEIALAAAIPARRTDRRRFSSWSVPPGHIAMMGARAARLGITMRRVEVNDRFRAALVESARRHVHDAGYRAELAYWSGRHAARSGVPSRNAPVPDPKALVPARVFAGAALPDPAESGEDYDHAVVLAVGTAADDTVSRLRAGEATSQIVLTATSVGLASCIFTEPLEIVSTRDALQAEVFGITHFPQALVRIGWAPINADPLPATPRRELSDVASRLDGSPLP is encoded by the coding sequence ATGTCCGCTCACTATCCGGATCTCGAAACACTCTACGCAGCAGTGTCATTGGCGATACGTGCTCCATCGGTGCACAATACCCAGCCGTGGCGCTGGCGGGTTGCGCCGCACAGCGCGCACCTGTTCGCCGAGCCGGCATTGCAGTTGGAACACGCAGATCCCGACGGCCGCGATCTGCTGGTGAGTTGCGGCGCGGCGTTGGATCATTGCGCGGTGGCGCTGGCGGCACTCGGATGGCATACGAAAATACACCGTCTGCCCAACCCGGCAGACCCGAATCACCTCGCCTCCATCGAGTTCCATCGAGTTGCGCCCCGTGAGGCGGAAATCGCTCTGGCCGCGGCCATCCCCGCGCGACGAACGGATAGACGCCGCTTCAGTTCGTGGTCTGTGCCCCCGGGCCACATCGCGATGATGGGCGCGCGTGCGGCGCGGCTGGGCATCACGATGAGACGGGTCGAGGTCAATGACCGTTTTCGCGCGGCGCTCGTCGAATCGGCGCGCCGGCATGTTCACGACGCCGGCTACCGCGCCGAGTTGGCGTACTGGAGCGGTCGTCACGCGGCCCGCTCAGGTGTCCCGTCCCGAAATGCTCCGGTGCCGGATCCCAAGGCGTTGGTGCCGGCCCGCGTCTTCGCAGGGGCGGCGTTACCCGATCCGGCAGAGTCTGGCGAAGACTACGACCACGCAGTGGTACTGGCCGTGGGCACCGCAGCCGACGACACCGTTTCGCGATTACGTGCCGGCGAGGCGACAAGCCAGATCGTCTTGACGGCAACCTCTGTGGGACTGGCGAGTTGTATCTTCACCGAACCGTTGGAGATCGTTTCGACCCGTGATGCGCTGCAGGCGGAGGTCTTCGGCATCACGCACTTTCCGCAGGCGCTGGTGCGAATCGGCTGGGCGCCGATCAACGCCGATCCGTTGCCGGCAACTCCGAGAAGGGAACTGAGTGACGTCGCGAGCAGACTCGATGGATCGCCACTGCCGTGA
- a CDS encoding heavy metal translocating P-type ATPase, which translates to MSGSRFTARAGRLLPVLLLAVTLSALAGGGLAWWIGSPRTAEQIWSAGTLAAVVPAIWWVAAALRQHRLGTDLIAVLALLGALAVGEYLAGALIAVMLATGRTLESAAERRATRDLRALSERMPHDARRLHAGGLETVPIESLVPGDRVIVGPGEVVPVDGVISSPAATLDESVLTGESVYAQRMSGEAVRSGSVNAGAALEITASATAADSTYSGIVRLAEEAAAQSSPVVRLADRFAAWFLPLTLAVAGTAWLISGSAERAVAVLVVATPCPLLLAAPVAVVSGLSRAARIGVIVRSGGALEVLGKATTLVLDKTGTVTTGHPEGTEVLSGPGWTQTEVLRLAASADRFSPHVVAHAIVDAARARQVPLSLPTDVVESAGTGTTATVDGSRVTVGNHPLPADRPEWADTALLRANLDGAVIAWVSVDDTLVGAVLLHDPLRIDAARTLRRLRAAGINRMVMLTGDRLPPAERIGALLGLDALYAEQSPADKVAGVRAERETAVTAMVGDGVNDAPALAAADVGIALSGYGSTASSEAADVVLATGRLDRLADAMLIARRSRRIALQSAGVGMGLSLVAMAFAAAGLIPAVAGALLQELIDLTVIANALRALRTRGVGSPALDENTENLLRRFSAEHDRMRGDLRVLGAAAHELYEGRSSEALPLLRRADAFVQEVLLPHERAEDRNLYPALAAPLGSTEATATMSRMHAEISSLARRLHAHVLLAEKGNSLDAQREDLLACLYGLDELLSVHFAAEEENYFTLLPEELPAAEQ; encoded by the coding sequence ATGAGCGGGTCGAGGTTCACCGCCCGGGCAGGCCGGTTGCTGCCGGTACTGCTCCTCGCCGTGACCCTGAGTGCCCTTGCCGGCGGTGGGCTGGCGTGGTGGATCGGCAGTCCCCGCACCGCTGAACAGATCTGGAGTGCCGGCACTCTGGCGGCGGTTGTGCCGGCCATCTGGTGGGTCGCCGCCGCCCTTCGGCAGCACCGCCTCGGCACCGACCTCATCGCGGTGTTGGCGCTGCTCGGGGCGCTCGCGGTGGGCGAATACCTGGCCGGTGCACTCATCGCGGTCATGCTCGCCACCGGCCGGACGCTGGAATCGGCGGCCGAGCGTCGCGCGACCCGTGATCTGCGCGCATTGTCCGAACGAATGCCCCACGACGCCCGAAGACTCCACGCCGGCGGTCTGGAGACCGTGCCCATCGAGTCCCTCGTCCCCGGTGACCGGGTGATCGTCGGTCCCGGTGAGGTCGTCCCCGTTGACGGAGTGATCAGTTCGCCGGCCGCGACGCTCGACGAGTCCGTACTCACCGGTGAGTCCGTCTATGCGCAGCGCATGTCGGGGGAGGCGGTGCGCAGCGGATCCGTCAACGCCGGGGCGGCGCTGGAGATCACCGCATCGGCGACCGCGGCCGACAGCACCTATTCCGGGATAGTGCGCCTCGCCGAGGAGGCGGCCGCCCAGAGTTCGCCGGTCGTACGCCTCGCGGATCGGTTCGCCGCCTGGTTTCTGCCGCTCACCCTCGCCGTCGCCGGGACCGCGTGGCTGATCAGCGGGTCCGCCGAGCGGGCGGTGGCGGTGTTGGTGGTCGCCACCCCCTGCCCCTTGCTGCTGGCCGCTCCGGTCGCGGTGGTATCCGGGTTGTCACGTGCCGCGCGCATCGGAGTGATCGTCCGCAGCGGCGGCGCGCTGGAGGTTCTCGGAAAGGCCACCACTCTGGTGCTGGACAAGACCGGCACGGTCACCACCGGACACCCGGAAGGGACCGAAGTGCTCAGCGGCCCGGGATGGACCCAGACCGAGGTGTTGCGACTGGCCGCATCCGCCGACAGATTCTCCCCGCACGTGGTGGCGCACGCCATCGTGGATGCCGCCCGGGCTCGGCAGGTACCGCTGAGCTTGCCCACCGATGTCGTCGAATCAGCGGGAACCGGTACCACGGCGACGGTGGATGGTTCGCGCGTGACGGTGGGAAATCATCCGTTACCGGCGGACCGGCCGGAGTGGGCCGATACGGCTCTTCTGCGCGCGAATCTCGATGGCGCGGTGATTGCCTGGGTGTCGGTCGACGACACCCTGGTCGGCGCGGTGCTGCTCCATGATCCGCTCCGCATCGACGCTGCCCGCACCCTCCGGCGGCTGCGCGCGGCGGGTATCAATCGGATGGTCATGCTGACCGGTGACCGGTTGCCGCCGGCCGAACGTATCGGGGCATTGCTCGGCCTCGACGCGTTGTACGCCGAACAGAGCCCCGCCGACAAAGTCGCCGGGGTTCGGGCCGAACGCGAGACCGCGGTGACGGCGATGGTGGGCGACGGTGTCAACGATGCGCCCGCGCTGGCCGCAGCGGACGTGGGCATCGCGCTCAGCGGCTACGGCTCGACAGCGAGTTCGGAGGCCGCCGATGTCGTGCTGGCGACAGGGCGCCTCGACCGGCTCGCCGATGCCATGCTCATCGCGCGCCGATCCCGGCGTATCGCCCTGCAGAGCGCCGGCGTCGGAATGGGACTGTCCCTGGTGGCCATGGCCTTCGCCGCCGCCGGTCTGATTCCCGCGGTGGCCGGTGCGCTCCTGCAAGAACTGATCGACCTCACCGTCATCGCCAACGCACTGCGTGCATTGCGGACGCGCGGCGTGGGCAGTCCCGCCTTGGACGAGAACACCGAGAATCTGTTGCGGCGATTCTCGGCGGAGCACGATCGGATGCGTGGAGACCTCCGGGTGCTGGGGGCGGCCGCACACGAACTCTACGAGGGCCGGTCCTCAGAGGCCCTGCCATTGCTGCGGCGGGCGGATGCGTTCGTACAGGAGGTCCTGTTGCCGCACGAGCGTGCCGAAGACCGCAACCTCTACCCCGCGCTCGCAGCGCCGCTGGGAAGCACGGAAGCCACCGCGACCATGAGCCGCATGCACGCAGAGATCAGCAGTCTGGCACGGCGGCTGCACGCACACGTCCTTCTCGCCGAGAAGGGAAACAGCCTCGACGCTCAGCGTGAGGACCTTCTTGCCTGCCTGTACGGGCTGGATGAACTGCTGTCCGTGCACTTCGCAGCCGAGGAGGAGAACTACTTCACGTTGTTGCCCGAGGAGCTCCCGGCTGCCGAGCAGTAG
- a CDS encoding Acg family FMN-binding oxidoreductase yields MPRPTMWTPQLQETLQLACRAPSFHNSQPWQWSVGADTVELHLFPQRLVASDSSGRQALLSCGAGLDHFRVAAAAAGWTANVDRYPNPNDHKHLATIDFSPMAFVTEGHRHRAEAIRRRRTDRLPFAAPADWDTFEPVLRQITGDTVLIDVLDAQARPALQKAAALTESARLDDSTYHADMHWWTSSSDSGTGIPHSSLTSQSESDRVGIGRRFPITHHRDQRADVQADDARIVVMSTYDDTRLDVLRCGETLSAVLLAATMADLASCTLTHLTEVPAGRDIVRELTGRELPQVLIRMGCTPADEEIPPLTPRLPLADVVTVRR; encoded by the coding sequence CAACAGCCAGCCCTGGCAGTGGTCGGTCGGTGCCGACACCGTGGAACTCCACCTGTTTCCCCAACGGTTGGTGGCGTCGGATTCCTCGGGTCGCCAGGCGTTGCTGAGCTGCGGGGCGGGTCTGGACCATTTCCGGGTGGCGGCGGCCGCCGCGGGCTGGACGGCCAACGTCGACCGGTACCCGAACCCCAATGATCACAAGCACCTGGCGACGATCGACTTCAGCCCGATGGCATTCGTGACCGAGGGGCACCGACACCGCGCCGAGGCGATTCGGCGACGCCGCACGGACCGGCTGCCCTTCGCCGCACCGGCGGATTGGGACACCTTCGAACCCGTGTTGCGCCAAATCACCGGGGATACGGTTCTCATCGACGTCCTCGACGCGCAGGCCCGGCCGGCGCTGCAGAAGGCGGCTGCGCTCACCGAGTCGGCACGACTCGACGACTCCACGTATCACGCTGATATGCACTGGTGGACATCATCTTCGGATTCAGGAACCGGCATTCCGCACAGTTCCCTGACCTCCCAGTCCGAAAGTGACCGCGTCGGGATAGGGCGTCGCTTCCCGATCACCCATCACCGGGACCAGCGCGCCGACGTGCAGGCCGACGATGCGCGCATCGTCGTGATGTCGACCTACGACGACACTCGCCTCGATGTACTCCGTTGTGGCGAAACACTATCGGCGGTCCTGCTGGCAGCCACAATGGCCGACCTCGCCTCGTGCACGCTGACCCACCTCACAGAGGTACCGGCCGGCCGTGACATCGTCCGGGAGCTGACCGGCCGCGAACTACCGCAGGTGTTGATCAGGATGGGCTGCACGCCGGCCGACGAGGAGATCCCCCCGCTCACCCCGCGCCTGCCGCTCGCCGACGTGGTGACCGTACGCCGATGA